A genomic window from Fibrobacterota bacterium includes:
- a CDS encoding right-handed parallel beta-helix repeat-containing protein: protein MHITPLRTSLLLASSAFLLAPAAHGATYWAAPAGKSANAGSKSAPLDLVSGIKKLAAGDSLLLEAGTYSIGYTEGAKNSLLCAVKATQAAPIVVRAPSGRAVFDFGFPEDTYVQDSYGISLTGSYWTFERIDVTRAGYQGTYVTGSHNTFDNCRFYNNRNSGVEVNKGGEYTLLHNVDSYNNYDPKKTGSMADGFAIKQTMGPGNRLVGCRSWNNSDDAYDTYDSPEFVVMDSCWAATSGWYHGDPKDSRSNTTMNGNGFKVGGLEQVQRNILRHCVAFGNKARGFDQNNNTGGVTLIHCTSFKNGSQNYSFGGPLAASEKNTFTNNISLSPGTADVFANATSTTNTWNSLAATASDFLSTDVSLALPARNDDGSIPASAFLRLTSASKLVDAGTKTNATFSGKGPDLGAFESGAISNTMDRGHGPLVRQVRGAVQWQVGPEEAGPATIRTISVNGSLADIRSVDLHEGLNTFGLGGLPKTGWIVVVRRGIAEAPIPYVNF, encoded by the coding sequence ATGCACATCACACCGCTCCGAACCTCCCTCCTCCTGGCCTCCTCGGCTTTCTTGCTGGCCCCCGCCGCGCACGGGGCCACCTACTGGGCCGCCCCGGCCGGCAAGTCCGCCAACGCGGGCTCGAAGTCGGCGCCTTTGGATCTGGTGTCCGGCATCAAGAAACTCGCCGCGGGCGATTCGCTTCTGCTGGAAGCGGGCACCTATTCCATCGGCTACACCGAAGGCGCAAAAAACAGCCTGCTGTGTGCGGTCAAGGCGACCCAGGCGGCTCCCATCGTGGTGCGCGCGCCTTCGGGGCGAGCCGTGTTCGATTTCGGATTCCCTGAAGACACCTATGTGCAAGACAGCTACGGCATCTCGCTGACCGGCAGCTACTGGACGTTCGAACGCATCGACGTGACACGCGCCGGCTATCAGGGCACCTACGTGACCGGATCGCACAACACGTTCGACAACTGCCGCTTCTACAACAACCGCAACTCGGGGGTGGAGGTCAACAAGGGCGGCGAATACACGCTTCTCCACAACGTCGATTCGTACAACAACTACGACCCCAAGAAGACCGGCTCCATGGCCGACGGCTTCGCCATCAAGCAGACCATGGGCCCGGGCAATCGCCTGGTGGGATGCCGGTCCTGGAACAACTCCGATGATGCCTACGACACCTACGACAGCCCCGAGTTCGTGGTCATGGACAGTTGCTGGGCCGCCACCAGCGGCTGGTACCATGGCGACCCCAAGGACTCGCGTTCCAACACCACGATGAACGGAAACGGATTCAAAGTGGGTGGGCTGGAACAAGTACAGCGCAACATCCTGCGCCACTGCGTGGCCTTCGGCAACAAGGCCCGCGGGTTCGACCAGAACAACAACACCGGCGGCGTGACCCTGATCCACTGCACGTCCTTCAAGAACGGATCCCAGAACTATTCCTTCGGCGGCCCGTTGGCCGCAAGCGAGAAGAACACTTTCACCAACAACATCTCGCTGAGCCCCGGAACTGCCGACGTCTTCGCCAACGCGACGTCCACCACCAACACCTGGAACAGCCTGGCCGCGACAGCCAGCGACTTCCTGAGCACCGACGTTTCCCTCGCGCTGCCCGCTCGCAACGACGATGGCTCCATTCCCGCCAGCGCCTTTTTGCGCCTGACTTCCGCCAGCAAGCTGGTGGATGCGGGCACAAAGACCAACGCCACGTTCAGCGGCAAAGGCCCCGACCTCGGCGCGTTCGAATCCGGCGCCATCAGCAACACCATGGACCGTGGTCACGGCCCGCTCGTGCGGCAAGTGCGGGGCGCCGTGCAATGGCAGGTGGGCCCGGAAGAAGCCGGACCGGCGACGATCCGGACGATTTCCGTCAACGGATCCCTGGCGGACATCCGGTCCGTGGACCTGCACGAGGGACTCAACACGTTCGGTCTGGGCGGCCTTCCGAAGACGGGATGGATCGTCGTGGTCCGGCGCGGGATCGCGGAGGCCCCGATCCCCTATGTCAATTTCTGA
- a CDS encoding type II toxin-antitoxin system death-on-curing family toxin, producing MIDNLDDCVHLDLDIVLEIHQSVIDAFGGAQGIREIALLESAVAAPQATFGGQSVYVDVVEIAAAYLFFLCRNHPFIDGNKRVSLASCLVFLRLNGYSPAPDSSAWEELTLDIAASRLDRDQATQRLRALLPG from the coding sequence ATGATCGACAACCTCGACGACTGCGTCCATCTCGATCTCGACATTGTTCTGGAAATCCACCAGAGCGTGATCGATGCGTTTGGAGGCGCCCAGGGAATCCGAGAAATCGCGCTGCTGGAATCGGCGGTCGCTGCTCCCCAAGCCACTTTCGGGGGGCAATCTGTCTATGTTGACGTGGTTGAGATCGCCGCGGCCTATCTCTTCTTCTTGTGCCGAAACCACCCCTTCATCGACGGAAACAAACGAGTCAGTTTGGCATCCTGCTTGGTGTTCCTGCGGCTGAATGGATACTCTCCGGCGCCTGATTCGTCCGCGTGGGAAGAGCTGACCCTCGACATCGCCGCATCCCGCTTGGATCGCGACCAGGCCACGCAACGACTGCGCGCCTTGCTGCCTGGCTGA
- a CDS encoding alpha/beta hydrolase, translated as MSAPIEREFPAQTSGGDQVLTLRDGRKLTFVELGDLAGSPCFFFHGVPGSRNCLPDDPVLREFGIRVIAPDRPGMGLSDPHPHRTLASWADDVAQLADGLGLDTFHVAGASGGGPHALACGVHLAARVRSVTLISTSVPPDMLGQGKSMAKANRISFFLARHAPWLLGWSFRSYGKAVAKMDRAYVEGMKKQLCAWDQKVLEEASGSQDLSDLILKDLREAFRQGHQGVLADFLLVARPWNLDFSALRAPVHLWHGEADTLVPVAPVRVMAPNLPGCAAHFIPEAGHMLLESEIVGRSILQAIRDADD; from the coding sequence ATGAGCGCCCCCATCGAGCGCGAGTTTCCCGCGCAAACCTCCGGCGGCGACCAGGTATTGACCCTGCGCGACGGTCGGAAATTGACGTTCGTCGAGCTGGGCGATCTCGCAGGTTCGCCCTGTTTTTTCTTCCATGGCGTTCCGGGGTCGCGCAACTGCCTACCAGACGATCCAGTCCTGCGGGAGTTCGGGATCCGGGTGATCGCTCCCGACCGCCCCGGCATGGGATTGTCCGATCCGCACCCCCACCGCACGCTGGCCAGTTGGGCGGACGATGTCGCACAATTGGCCGATGGGCTGGGCCTCGACACGTTCCATGTCGCGGGAGCCTCTGGCGGAGGACCGCACGCCCTGGCCTGCGGCGTCCATCTGGCAGCCAGAGTTCGCTCGGTGACCCTGATCTCCACCTCGGTCCCTCCCGACATGCTGGGGCAGGGAAAGAGCATGGCCAAAGCCAACCGGATCTCGTTTTTCCTGGCTCGGCACGCCCCTTGGCTCCTGGGGTGGAGTTTCCGGTCCTATGGCAAAGCCGTGGCCAAAATGGACCGTGCCTACGTGGAGGGCATGAAAAAACAATTGTGCGCATGGGACCAAAAAGTGCTGGAAGAAGCCTCAGGGAGTCAGGATCTGTCAGACCTGATCCTGAAGGATCTGCGCGAAGCCTTTCGGCAAGGGCACCAAGGGGTGCTCGCGGATTTTCTCCTTGTCGCTCGGCCCTGGAACCTCGATTTTTCCGCCTTGCGCGCACCCGTCCACCTCTGGCACGGCGAAGCCGACACCCTCGTGCCGGTGGCTCCGGTCCGCGTCATGGCCCCGAACCTACCGGGATGCGCTGCGCATTTCATCCCCGAAGCCGGCCACATGCTCCTGGAATCCGAGATCGTGGGTCGCAGCATCCTCCAGGCCATCCGGGATGCGGACGACTGA
- a CDS encoding diphosphate--fructose-6-phosphate 1-phosphotransferase — MTQLSALQIARKAYQPKLPPVLRKGPAAVELKFGGATESVADQAAVKALFPQTYGQPVAEFVAGTSKLAGPLTVGVVLSGGQAPGGHNVIAGIFDGLKAINPASRVLGFLGGPSGLEEGKYLEITPEIMDAYRNTGGFDIIGSGRTKLETEEQFLKCKAVLEGLKANAVVIIGGDDSNTNAAVLAEWFKAKGSPISVVGCPKTIDGDLKNAQIPTSFGFDTAAKTYAELIGNIQRDCLSAKKYWHYIKIMGRSASHLALEAGLQTQPNLTLISEEIEKKGETLAQVVASMADLVELRSKAGKNFGVAVIPEGLVEFMPDVKKLISTLNDLMAHEAAAFEAAADQAAKEELLKKFLAADVAATYFSLPFGIRGQLLLDRDPHGNVQVSRIETEKLLGEMVTAELKKRGSKAKFSFLTHFFGYEGRCAAPSNFDADYCYSLGYVAALLVNGGKTGYMATCSSLTKGIEKWVPGGIPVTQMMNIERRHGHDKPVIRKALVELDAAPFKKLEANRKVWAETESYVYPGPIQYWGPTEVCDATTKTLELEQG, encoded by the coding sequence ATGACCCAGCTGTCCGCTCTCCAGATCGCCCGCAAGGCCTACCAGCCCAAGTTGCCCCCCGTGCTTCGCAAGGGGCCGGCGGCAGTGGAACTCAAGTTCGGCGGCGCCACCGAATCCGTGGCTGATCAAGCCGCAGTCAAGGCCTTGTTCCCCCAGACCTACGGACAGCCCGTCGCGGAATTCGTGGCTGGAACCTCCAAGCTCGCCGGCCCCCTCACCGTGGGCGTGGTTTTGTCTGGCGGCCAGGCTCCCGGTGGCCACAACGTGATCGCGGGCATCTTCGACGGTCTCAAGGCCATCAATCCCGCTTCGCGCGTGTTGGGCTTTTTGGGCGGACCTTCGGGTCTGGAAGAAGGCAAGTACCTGGAAATCACCCCCGAGATCATGGACGCCTACCGCAACACCGGTGGCTTCGACATCATCGGTAGTGGGCGCACCAAGTTGGAAACCGAGGAACAGTTCCTCAAGTGCAAGGCCGTGCTGGAAGGCCTCAAGGCCAACGCCGTGGTGATCATCGGTGGCGACGACTCCAACACCAACGCCGCCGTGCTGGCCGAGTGGTTCAAGGCCAAAGGCTCGCCGATTTCTGTCGTGGGCTGCCCCAAGACCATCGACGGCGACCTCAAGAACGCCCAGATCCCCACCTCGTTCGGCTTCGACACCGCCGCCAAGACCTACGCGGAACTGATCGGCAACATCCAGCGCGATTGCTTGTCGGCCAAGAAGTACTGGCACTACATCAAGATCATGGGCCGCTCCGCCTCGCACCTGGCTCTGGAAGCCGGTCTGCAGACCCAGCCCAACCTCACCTTGATCTCCGAAGAGATCGAGAAGAAGGGCGAGACCCTCGCGCAGGTCGTGGCTTCCATGGCCGACCTCGTGGAGCTGCGCTCCAAGGCCGGCAAGAACTTCGGTGTGGCCGTGATCCCCGAAGGCCTCGTGGAATTCATGCCCGACGTCAAGAAGCTGATCTCCACCCTCAACGACCTGATGGCCCACGAAGCCGCCGCTTTCGAAGCTGCCGCTGATCAGGCCGCCAAGGAAGAGCTCCTCAAGAAGTTCCTGGCCGCCGACGTCGCCGCCACCTACTTCTCGCTGCCTTTCGGTATCCGCGGCCAGCTCTTGCTGGACCGCGACCCGCACGGCAACGTGCAGGTCAGCCGCATCGAAACCGAGAAGCTGCTGGGCGAGATGGTCACCGCCGAACTCAAGAAGCGCGGCTCCAAGGCCAAGTTCAGCTTCCTCACGCACTTCTTCGGCTACGAAGGTCGTTGCGCGGCTCCGTCGAATTTTGACGCCGACTACTGCTACTCGCTGGGTTACGTCGCGGCGTTGCTCGTCAACGGCGGCAAGACCGGCTACATGGCCACCTGCTCCAGCCTCACCAAGGGCATCGAGAAGTGGGTTCCCGGCGGCATCCCCGTGACCCAGATGATGAACATCGAGCGTCGCCACGGCCACGACAAGCCCGTGATCCGCAAGGCGCTGGTGGAGCTGGACGCGGCTCCCTTCAAGAAGCTGGAAGCCAACCGCAAGGTGTGGGCCGAGACCGAATCGTACGTGTACCCCGGCCCCATCCAGTACTGGGGACCCACCGAAGTGTGCGACGCGACCACGAAAACATTGGAACTCGAACAGGGCTGA
- a CDS encoding acyltransferase, translating to METSSRSPSFGAVSVRIPALEGLRGFAFLAVHFFHTKIYGPALGVHPMSRALGYFGEMGWAGVDLFFVLSGFLITGILLRQVGTPGWVGRFYVRRSVRILPIYYLVLVASVWVLPAVVNWTMEYALVPRANFVWYATFLHNWLNWGANGWPEGDQLIGQLWSLGVEEQFYLVWPALVALVGFRRLPAVAVGFVLGAPLLRMALIGSGLTYDAVYALTICRVDALAAGGLIALLKEQGKLPSLRTAWAMIAAGALLFFLTPLVTSGYEHPFRDQLNAAAFSWGLLQWCGLLVIALRSGPVGTMLEWKPLRFVGFYSYTLYLVSFPITMVAGVYWKKFLGPWSTWGQLGFFGFTLLFSLAIAWISWHLLEKRLLNIAGKAPEFR from the coding sequence ATGGAAACATCAAGCAGATCCCCGTCCTTCGGGGCCGTGTCCGTACGGATTCCCGCCCTGGAGGGCTTGCGAGGTTTCGCTTTCCTGGCAGTCCATTTTTTCCACACGAAGATCTACGGTCCTGCGCTGGGCGTTCATCCGATGTCGCGGGCGCTGGGATATTTCGGGGAAATGGGTTGGGCCGGGGTCGATCTCTTCTTCGTGCTCTCGGGGTTCCTGATCACGGGGATCCTTCTGCGGCAGGTCGGGACTCCGGGATGGGTCGGACGTTTCTATGTGCGCCGAAGCGTGCGCATCCTGCCCATCTATTACCTGGTCCTGGTCGCGAGCGTATGGGTACTTCCCGCCGTCGTGAATTGGACGATGGAGTACGCCCTGGTTCCGCGCGCCAATTTCGTCTGGTACGCGACGTTCCTGCACAATTGGCTGAATTGGGGGGCCAACGGTTGGCCTGAAGGGGACCAATTGATCGGACAGCTCTGGTCGTTGGGGGTGGAGGAACAGTTCTACCTGGTCTGGCCCGCCTTGGTCGCTTTGGTCGGATTCCGTCGCCTTCCCGCGGTGGCGGTTGGCTTCGTCCTGGGGGCGCCTCTTTTGCGGATGGCTCTGATCGGGTCGGGCCTCACCTACGACGCCGTGTACGCATTGACCATCTGCCGCGTCGACGCCCTGGCTGCAGGAGGGCTCATCGCCCTGTTGAAGGAGCAGGGAAAGCTCCCCTCCCTCCGGACCGCCTGGGCGATGATCGCGGCTGGTGCGCTCCTGTTCTTTCTCACCCCGCTGGTCACATCGGGATATGAACACCCCTTTCGGGACCAGCTGAACGCGGCGGCCTTCAGCTGGGGCCTTCTGCAGTGGTGCGGCTTGCTGGTGATCGCCCTGCGGAGCGGCCCGGTGGGTACCATGCTGGAATGGAAGCCATTGCGCTTCGTGGGCTTCTACAGTTACACCCTCTATCTGGTTTCCTTCCCTATCACCATGGTCGCGGGGGTGTATTGGAAGAAGTTCCTGGGGCCGTGGTCCACCTGGGGTCAGTTGGGCTTTTTCGGATTCACCTTGCTGTTTTCGTTGGCCATCGCCTGGATCAGCTGGCATTTGTTGGAGAAGCGACTGCTGAACATCGCGGGCAAGGCGCCTGAATTCCGTTGA
- the genX gene encoding EF-P lysine aminoacylase GenX has protein sequence MLTRSFDVWDFRPTDGALGRCGGERRKDQARTRWWAARPVLLRYLGYWLGGGSFVLGTIIRKGRSDLLELDAKDSWKPSGSIEALRFRAEKLRAIREYFHHAQVMEVETPQLAWAGTVDLWIDSFAVKSQFRKDSWWLQTSPEFHMKRLLAAGSGPIYQMAKAFRDEGAGRWHNPEFTLLEWYRPGWTLRELCREVEDLCRAVVPTLPPARWLSVREAFLERAGVDPFLDSIDKIRAAAEDAMAVLPQLPSGDRDGWIDLLMVSKVEPGLGEEGPVFLWGYPPTRAALARVESHEGIEVAMRAEMYWKGVELTNGYDELVDPVEQAARFRDERGARLAAGKESPGISLELVDALRAGMPPGAGVALGVDRLIALAYGTDGIGEVLSFRE, from the coding sequence ATGCTTACCAGATCGTTTGATGTCTGGGATTTTCGTCCGACCGACGGCGCACTTGGAAGGTGCGGGGGAGAGAGGCGAAAAGACCAGGCGCGAACGAGATGGTGGGCAGCGCGCCCGGTCCTATTGCGGTATCTAGGATATTGGTTGGGGGGAGGTAGCTTTGTCCTGGGGACAATTATTCGAAAGGGGAGGAGCGACTTGCTGGAACTGGATGCCAAGGATTCCTGGAAGCCGAGCGGCTCGATCGAGGCGCTTCGCTTCCGAGCCGAAAAACTCCGTGCGATCCGGGAGTATTTCCATCACGCCCAAGTGATGGAAGTGGAGACTCCGCAGCTGGCCTGGGCGGGGACGGTGGACCTGTGGATCGATTCCTTCGCCGTCAAAAGCCAGTTCCGCAAGGATTCCTGGTGGTTGCAGACCAGTCCGGAATTCCACATGAAGCGTTTGTTGGCCGCGGGGTCCGGCCCCATCTACCAGATGGCCAAGGCGTTTCGCGACGAAGGTGCGGGCCGGTGGCACAACCCCGAGTTCACCCTGCTGGAATGGTACCGGCCGGGCTGGACCCTGCGCGAACTGTGCCGGGAGGTGGAAGACCTTTGCCGCGCGGTGGTCCCTACCTTGCCTCCCGCACGTTGGCTGAGCGTCCGGGAAGCGTTTTTGGAAAGGGCCGGGGTGGATCCGTTCCTGGATTCCATTGACAAAATCCGTGCCGCCGCCGAGGATGCGATGGCGGTGCTGCCCCAATTGCCTTCCGGCGATCGCGATGGCTGGATCGATCTGTTGATGGTCAGCAAGGTGGAGCCTGGATTGGGGGAGGAAGGCCCGGTGTTCCTGTGGGGATATCCGCCAACGCGTGCGGCCTTGGCCCGCGTGGAATCCCACGAAGGGATCGAGGTGGCCATGCGCGCGGAGATGTACTGGAAGGGCGTGGAGCTCACCAACGGCTACGACGAACTGGTGGATCCGGTGGAGCAGGCCGCGCGTTTTCGCGACGAGCGGGGCGCGCGTTTGGCGGCGGGAAAGGAGTCGCCGGGCATTTCCTTGGAACTGGTGGATGCCCTGCGCGCCGGGATGCCCCCAGGCGCCGGCGTGGCCCTGGGGGTGGATCGCCTGATCGCGCTGGCCTACGGAACCGACGGGATCGGGGAGGTCTTGAGCTTCCGGGAGTGA
- a CDS encoding TetR/AcrR family transcriptional regulator, which produces MGRRSLASERKALIIEALAEVIREDGYEAATLERVASKAGVQRTLIRHYFGNRDELIGEALVHITGKYLADYTSAVENLPAAQSIPALIDYLFGGQFNQRMEDDTVIDALIASSNQSDAAKSAVLRMYRTFEDTVYTLLERANPLGSPEGIKDVAYALVCLAEQHAMMRSLGIGDSREAGLKRTALALIQTIIVHKSSRHQRNAT; this is translated from the coding sequence ATGGGCCGCAGGAGTCTGGCAAGCGAGCGAAAAGCGCTGATCATCGAGGCGCTGGCAGAGGTCATCCGCGAAGATGGTTACGAAGCCGCCACCCTCGAGCGCGTGGCGTCCAAAGCAGGAGTCCAGCGCACGCTGATCCGCCATTATTTTGGCAACCGGGATGAACTGATCGGGGAGGCGCTGGTCCACATCACTGGGAAGTACCTGGCAGATTACACGTCGGCGGTGGAGAACCTACCTGCGGCCCAGTCCATCCCAGCCCTGATCGATTACCTGTTTGGTGGGCAGTTCAACCAGCGGATGGAAGACGATACGGTCATCGATGCCTTGATCGCCTCATCCAACCAAAGCGATGCCGCCAAGTCCGCCGTGCTGCGGATGTACCGGACCTTCGAGGACACCGTTTACACGCTTCTGGAACGGGCCAATCCTTTGGGATCTCCGGAAGGAATCAAGGATGTCGCCTACGCCCTGGTGTGCCTTGCCGAACAGCACGCGATGATGCGAAGTCTGGGAATTGGCGACAGCCGCGAAGCGGGGCTCAAGCGAACCGCTCTGGCCTTGATCCAAACAATCATTGTGCACAAATCGTCGCGCCACCAAAGGAACGCCACATGA
- a CDS encoding right-handed parallel beta-helix repeat-containing protein, whose product MPLRRILFAALVVVLEIGATPNQPDVWHVSPTGDDSADGSAAHPFRTPQRGFAAFDGGRDSLHPDTLYVHAGTYAVPGSQSYTHSTLHFPADHCVATAWPGDSVLLDGGASPTNFLVSGMGNRHLTLSGLHIRGVVSFLGCPYLRLADNDIFGGVSDNPGLGFWCNLLFFSGNQGARIVNNTFRDVVHPSCQEGNDAIEHYGAQEGDVPEDVEYAWNTFRNLSGGLFLKDNPEGIRIHHNFFSRVAGSAVKGSNQNGPAYDPRIDHNVFAHNGGAISGMIDLARFHIHNNTFHANRFADFHNNWSEDVTWEWFGNLSTGSGPWSLFMGYEPQDGPSVKASALYLDYNGYGVGTGWVDKCGKGCLAKYQQLSAWQAHLDSIGRPEISERHSFQQDLKLSDTSSFDASGFRPTSSSPAALIRGGRGGAWPEYMGAWNPAARSWIGACPKGLGKCDVSGIVGEQGVVRAPISLDARVHAVAKRDGWRISLGSGWRNPALRLVDARGDVQAIVRWSQLPAKEGERMLNVPNSAGPFFLLVEEQGRRASLVLPGGRL is encoded by the coding sequence ATGCCACTGCGTAGAATCCTTTTCGCTGCCTTGGTCGTGGTCCTGGAGATCGGCGCCACCCCCAACCAACCCGATGTCTGGCATGTTTCGCCGACGGGCGACGATTCGGCCGATGGCAGCGCGGCGCATCCCTTCCGCACCCCCCAGCGCGGCTTCGCGGCGTTCGATGGAGGCCGCGATTCCCTGCATCCCGACACCCTCTACGTGCATGCGGGGACCTACGCGGTGCCGGGCTCCCAGAGCTACACCCATTCCACCCTCCACTTTCCCGCCGACCACTGCGTGGCCACCGCCTGGCCCGGCGACAGTGTCCTGCTCGACGGAGGCGCCTCTCCGACCAACTTCCTGGTCAGCGGCATGGGGAACCGCCACCTGACACTTTCCGGCTTGCACATCCGCGGCGTGGTCAGCTTCCTGGGCTGCCCCTACCTGCGCCTTGCAGACAATGACATTTTCGGAGGCGTGAGCGACAATCCCGGTCTGGGATTCTGGTGCAACCTGCTGTTCTTCTCGGGAAACCAGGGGGCGCGGATCGTGAACAACACCTTCCGCGACGTGGTCCATCCATCCTGCCAGGAAGGGAACGATGCCATCGAGCATTACGGAGCCCAGGAAGGGGACGTCCCGGAGGATGTCGAGTACGCGTGGAACACTTTCCGGAATCTGTCCGGTGGTCTTTTCCTCAAGGACAATCCGGAAGGCATCCGCATCCACCACAACTTCTTTTCCCGCGTCGCGGGATCCGCGGTGAAAGGATCGAACCAGAACGGTCCCGCCTACGATCCGAGGATCGACCACAACGTCTTCGCCCACAACGGGGGCGCGATCTCGGGAATGATCGACCTGGCTCGTTTCCACATCCACAACAACACCTTCCACGCCAATCGGTTCGCGGATTTCCACAACAACTGGAGCGAGGACGTGACCTGGGAGTGGTTTGGCAACCTTAGCACGGGATCGGGCCCATGGAGTCTGTTCATGGGATACGAGCCGCAGGATGGACCTTCGGTGAAGGCCAGCGCCCTCTATCTGGACTACAACGGCTACGGGGTCGGCACGGGGTGGGTCGACAAATGCGGAAAGGGCTGCCTGGCCAAGTACCAGCAACTATCGGCATGGCAGGCGCATCTGGATTCGATCGGCCGTCCCGAAATTTCGGAACGGCATTCCTTCCAGCAGGATCTGAAACTTTCCGACACCTCCAGCTTCGATGCATCGGGATTCAGGCCGACCTCCTCCTCGCCCGCGGCGCTGATCCGCGGTGGTAGAGGCGGTGCGTGGCCCGAGTACATGGGCGCCTGGAATCCGGCGGCGCGCTCCTGGATCGGGGCTTGCCCGAAGGGGCTGGGCAAGTGCGATGTGTCAGGAATTGTCGGCGAACAGGGGGTGGTGCGTGCGCCGATCTCCCTGGACGCCCGCGTGCACGCGGTGGCGAAACGGGATGGCTGGCGGATCTCTCTCGGGAGCGGTTGGCGCAACCCGGCACTGCGGTTGGTCGATGCCCGAGGCGATGTCCAGGCGATCGTCCGTTGGAGCCAGTTGCCTGCCAAGGAGGGGGAGAGGATGCTCAACGTCCCAAATTCCGCCGGACCGTTCTTCCTTCTCGTGGAGGAACAGGGGCGGAGGGCATCTCTGGTCCTGCCGGGTGGGCGGTTATGA
- the eutC gene encoding ethanolamine ammonia-lyase subunit EutC yields the protein MAADSQYLHHPLDLQALTPARIDRGRAGTRPRTAELLLFRADHAAARDAVLTELPDDFPDQLGCVASVRTCAADRREYLLRPDLGRRIRPSDEQAVAALGKGGCDVLVVVGDGLSSIAVASQVPLLLPPLLASLEALRPGSVRGPIFVRNARVGAMNHLGELAQATVVVLLVGERPGLSTSKSLSVYMGWMPRPGCTDAHRNVISNIHEQGLVAQQAAPVVVRWVAGMFRERTSGAHFTV from the coding sequence ATGGCTGCCGATTCCCAGTACCTCCACCACCCCTTGGACCTGCAGGCCCTCACGCCTGCGCGGATCGATCGCGGACGGGCGGGAACCAGACCGCGCACGGCCGAGTTGTTGCTGTTTCGTGCCGACCACGCCGCGGCGCGCGACGCGGTGCTCACCGAACTGCCCGACGATTTTCCGGACCAGCTGGGGTGCGTGGCCTCGGTGCGCACCTGCGCGGCGGATCGTCGCGAATACCTGCTGCGCCCCGATCTGGGCCGACGCATCCGCCCAAGCGACGAACAAGCCGTGGCGGCATTGGGCAAGGGCGGTTGCGATGTGCTGGTGGTGGTCGGCGATGGATTGTCTTCCATTGCCGTGGCCTCGCAAGTCCCTCTCCTGCTCCCCCCGCTATTGGCATCGCTGGAGGCCTTGCGGCCGGGATCTGTGCGTGGACCAATTTTTGTCCGCAACGCGCGGGTGGGTGCGATGAACCATCTGGGAGAGCTCGCGCAGGCGACGGTGGTGGTCCTGCTGGTGGGCGAGCGACCGGGGCTTTCCACGTCCAAGAGTTTGTCGGTGTACATGGGCTGGATGCCGCGCCCCGGCTGCACGGACGCCCACCGCAACGTGATCTCCAACATCCACGAACAAGGGCTGGTGGCACAACAGGCCGCCCCGGTGGTGGTGCGGTGGGTCGCGGGGATGTTCCGCGAAAGAACCAGCGGAGCGCACTTCACGGTGTGA
- a CDS encoding alkylphosphonate utilization protein, whose protein sequence is MSTSPSCPKCQYEYTYEEGDEFVCPDCGNRWSAVAPVPVAEEGFVVRDANGNVLVDGDSVVMIKELKVKGAPTPLKAGTKVRNIRLVDSDHNIDCKIDGFGAMALKSEFVRKA, encoded by the coding sequence ATGAGCACATCGCCCTCCTGCCCCAAATGCCAATACGAGTACACCTACGAGGAGGGCGACGAATTCGTTTGCCCCGACTGCGGGAACCGCTGGAGTGCCGTCGCACCGGTGCCCGTGGCTGAGGAAGGCTTCGTGGTGCGCGACGCCAACGGCAATGTCCTGGTGGATGGAGATTCGGTGGTGATGATCAAGGAGCTCAAAGTCAAGGGAGCGCCGACGCCCTTGAAGGCCGGCACCAAGGTCAGGAACATCCGTCTGGTCGACAGCGACCACAACATCGACTGCAAGATCGACGGATTCGGCGCCATGGCCCTGAAGTCGGAATTTGTCAGGAAGGCGTGA